Sequence from the Cucumis sativus cultivar 9930 chromosome 1, Cucumber_9930_V3, whole genome shotgun sequence genome:
TGCTTCGCTCCGGCAGCAACATGAAGAACAGTctctttgtttcttgttattgCACAACGAACGTAATGTGGGTAATCATTTAGGACTAATTCAGCTCTTTTCCAATCACCCTTCAATGCCGATTTGTACAAAAGAAGTCGTCTTGATGTCTCAGCTGatcaacatatatattcatacatacttttattaaatttcaataactGTTATTTGTGTAACAGTGacattcaattttcaaattccatTGTtcatataattcattttagatttcaatttgtctcataaatttcaactcaacaaatattacaatattgTAGCATTTTAAATGACCAGGTAATATTTTGGTACAtcctacaaatattttattatataaatgttGTCCAGAATCCACGAAAAGTATTTCAATCCGTATCCCAGCAAGTTGCATAAAATACCTAAAATAATTGAACATAAAGTACCTAAGTATTTCTATGCACACACACAAATTCTCATACATACGTGTTATCCACGATACACCTAAGTATTCTTCTTACAGTTTAATGTTGTTgcatttgaaaaataactttaataatGAGTACTATATTAATGTTGTTGTATAAGTGTCTACCTAGTCGAGATATATCAGATGGATTCTACATCTGTActcttattaaaataaaactatattaaaattttaaaaataatggcAAATTGCAAAAATCACCTTGACAAATCATGATCCTAAGTTGCATTCAGATATATTTCCAGGCTTTCAATTGTAAAAATGGAttgggatagttgcaaatttagctattagattcaaaataattaagtatataacaacattttaaaaaatttgtaaatataacataatttgtcaaattctatcaatgatataagtttatcatcgatagaccatgttgtaaatattaactaatagACCAtagatacaagtctatcagcgatagtttttctatatttgcaatttttttaaatgttgttatatccttaattattattcctcaaaaTGGTCATCGATTACAATTATCTAAATGAATTCTCAACCTTTACAACAATGGTAGAAATTTGATCCAAAACGATAAAATTCTATCCTTATATAAGTTTAAGAgtccaattttaataaattcgAGCATTAACTATTAAAAGTTTCTTATTTGCTATTACAACTATATTGTATAAAGAGGTTCTTGATGTAatttgctaaaaaaaaaaaaagaaaagattttttctctctcatcccCGAGGCCCCAACCTCTTCCCTTCCATTGTCCCTTCATCATTTCCCCACCCACAATCGCTGCCgttcttaattatttgattttgaaaccaaaaagACTAATCTAACTCAAATCCCAGACCTCAAAATGTTATGAAAATCAgttaaacaattatatttaaattaaacgagagtataaaattttaattacctCGATTTTTCTCCATGGGGTCCGAATCCAGTTCATAATCGGAGACTATTGTGCGGCTTATTTCCTGTGTCGTGCAATTGGACAAGTGGGCGGCAGAAGTTGGTTCCGATTCGGCATCGTCAACCGTATATGACGGTGGTGAAATGAAGTTGTGTTCAACAACAACCTCTACTCGTTGTTGTTCCATAGAATTAATGGGTAAGAGCTGGAAAAGATTGCAGACAAGAATCTATTACACCATTTCCAATTAGCCAAGAATTGACGAATTCAGGCCAAcgataaagttaaaaaagaacagagagagagagagagagggagagaaaatgaCAGATAAAAACTGAGCATATGGCAGTACAAAATAGTGATGGGTAGTTGAATAATGGCCTACTGGCTAAGAGTGTGCTTAATATCAACTTGGAAGCCCATTATTTTGTGGCAACTTTCGAGGAAGGGGTCAATTTTGGAGGCTTTTGGGTGTGGGATTTGTCAAAtgtgaataatattttttattttttgaaaagatttatTCCACGTCTGAATCTATGATTATCTTTCTCCTCattataaaaagagagaaggtGTTTGCGATTCAGTGTATGTTTGAAAGAATCTTTCAAGATTGTTTGATATCTTCATGATTCAAGTTGTATGTGGGATAAGAGCTTCAAAGAAGAGTTAgtaatttgatacaaaatcaaGTTTGGTCATCTTCATTAGATTTAAATACAATTCAAGAGATCtttattacttttagtttctttttattactaaaaaaatactaaatttaggAAGAGTCTCTTCTAGATTGTTAAAGTATTATACTCGTTTGAAtcttaataatatatgtttatctAAGCTCTAAAAACTCTTTAGACAAAAGTGGGTTATTCACTAAACTGAATTAACAAAGTTTTATGTGTTTTCTGtcttatttatctttttgctCGTTTAACTATTTCTCTAGTTGTTAACTAAAAAGTGATAGCTAAATTAGATCTACtatctaattattttcaagagGGTTATTGGATGTGTAAAGTTTTATAAGTTgaatttttcatagaaatagtAGCAATGTAGTAATCCTAGAATGTAGCAATGTACTACTAACTCATTTGGTTTttgcttttgattttttagtttttagaaaaaagttattcTATTTTGATCAAAGTTaaagttacaaaatatatatatatataatgttgaaaggttttgtttttaatctaattaaagaatttaagatataatttagtttctacatttatttatttatatatcagCATATATTTACTTCAAGAAGTGGGaatataataaagaagttGAGTGCTAGGTGATATGTTGATACACTAACGAACAGATATCcacaaaaaatgttatatgtGAAGCGAGCACTTAAAAGTCTTCATTATAATCAAGGTCTTACTCAACACATGAAGAAGCAAAAATGGAATGAAACCCAATATATCTTCCAATTCAGTTTTTTTAACAAGAATGTTCTCACATAACCAATGCAACACCCCTAGCTAGTTTGCTATATCACGTGCAAGATTTACAAGAACTGAATACGATGAGAGAAATTTTCGTTGACGAGgcttaaaaagaaatctagACAAAAAAGTGTTGTGAAAAGTGTCGATCCACAGTTTGAATTGAAGTGCACAACAACCAATTGGAATAATTGCCATTGCAGCAATAGTGATGGGAACACCAATGTTAGCCTCATGGTAGATCAAAAAGAAGGCTGCAGTAAAGGCGATGACCATGCATACGATGGAGAAGAATAGCATTGTGAGTCCAAACAGCAATCTTAAAGGCAGTGAATGCAAAAAGTCGTCTTCTGCATAACGAGAAGTTAGCATcgataaaaacaacaaaatagaaCTTGAGGATGTGATCAAACCAGCTGCATCCGACATTACAAAAACAGTGAACCAAACTTCCTGTCTATGAATAGGAGTGCCAGTACTTTCGTTTCCACCACCAGGTATTGTAAAGGCTGCAGCGAAAACTACTGTGGCGATTAGAGTGGCAACAAGCATACATGAGTTTGCAGTGTTCTTCATCCACTCCTCGCCTTTTCGGCGAAGATGCGCATGTTCTTTGGTGAATAATTCACGTGGTGTTAACTTGATAGAAACATCATCTGTATCACATTTGGCCTCCAATTGAGAAGGCAAAACTATCTTCTCCACTTCCTTAAACCAAAGTAATTCACGTTGCATTTGAAGTGCAGCTCCTGAGACCTTATTGAGATGGTTTAAAGCAGCTAGTTTTGCAGCCAAATGTAAAATGTTATAGTTACCCTTAAGAGTTTTATACTTTGTTGAGAAGTCCTTCACTCCACTATTGTGATGTATTAGATTGAACACATTCTCGAGTCGATTTTCGACAGCTATGTGAAAAATGGTCTtcccatcatcatcttcttcccaTACAATATCTGGATTTGATTCGATtagtataattaaaaactcAACGTTTCCTGCTTTTGCAGCATCGTGTAGTAGTCTTGTAGATAGTTTAATGAAGTTGTCATTTCGTGGGAAGTTTTTCTGAAAAGCCAGCCATAATTGTTTAACTAATTTACGAGCGAACTTCTTCATCATATCTTTTCTGTAGATTCCTTTGAAGCCTGACAGTGTCAAAAGATAATAATGGAGcaaagttttttgaaaaaataattaaacaattagaGCTAATTAAGtagtttttgaattaaattaataaaaactaacaATGATTATTGATGGACTTTTTCCAAAAGTTGAATCTCTTCCTGCCACCGATTGCTGATGATTTTCTGGCTAGCACAAGCAATGCAAGCTCATTGTTGTTATTTTCGTCTTCCACAATTGCtaacttctcatttttttcaaaaatcttcATACTCATGTCTGTTAAGAAAATCCAATCCAAGTTAAGGGTAAATCAAAAAGTTAGGAGAATGCAAGGTATTAAATAAACATGACGAAGTTCCAAGGTATTAAATATCCCAGAATGATAGATCATCACAGCTTTCAAAATGGAACAGAGATCTTTAAAGATttgaaacaagaaaacaaagaaacccaAAAAGAACATCGGCGGAGACAGAGATTAGACAGAGGTAGGGGTGACAATCAGAATTGAATATCTAATAAAACCGAGCTTTGACACCATGTTAACTTTGTgtatattattgaataattaacaTAATCAAAATACACTGAATTACACAAACAAAGGaaagaatagtaaaaaaaataaggaaaagatacaaaaaaataaaaaaaaataaaaaaaataaaaatggtgaAGTGAATGATTAGTTACCATAGAAGTTGCTATGTATGGAGGCAATAAGTAGCTCAAATTGCTCTTGGATGTTGAATTTGTCGATGTCAGTGACTTGGAGAAGGTAAGAAGCCATCTCTCTGCGTTTGCAAGAAATGGCCATGAACAATggagttttattttcaaagcCATGAATAAGTGGAAGttcagaattttttttcactattaACTCAGCATTTCTGACAGGTCCTGATATAGCAGCAAAGCAAAGGGCAGTGttattatgtttgtttttcaatgcCACCTCATCTGAACTCATTTTCTCCATCAACTTTTCTACAATACCACTATGCTTTGATCCAGCAGAAATATGAAGAAGGTTCTCTTCATCTCTTGTTATTGAATCCATTACAGTAAATGTTCCCCACAACTCTTGTTTTGTTAACAGGTATTCAACCATTCCCCAATTTCCGCCCAATGCAGCTTGATGTAGTAAGCTTCTTCTGAATTCGTGATATATAAAAGTACCTGCCAATTCTCcttatcaataattttaaactacttTGGGTTAtactttggaaaaaaaaaagaattaaaataattaattatgaagtaatagaattttaaaattaatataaattttgaagaaaaatagtgAAACATATGGGAAATTGGTGTAAGTGGCAAAACTCctaaaaatatctataaatatagcaaagtttcattgtatatatatgatgtGTGATAGACAATGTTAAACATTGGTAGTCATCTTATCAAtctatatttgttatatttgtaactatttggattcattttgttatattttgaaaacaaatcatAGCTAATTATAatatctttatgttttaatatctttatgtctctaaaagtaaaaatataattcttgGAATGAATAggaaaccaaattaaaatcttcaatggtaaaatagtaataaaaggAAACTGGATGGGAAGAAGATGCCAAAAGGGCATTTTCGCaataaaaattttaggatAAGATATTGAGCATGTCTACCATTTTTATGTGGACAGTAGCAAcgcattttaaaaattgaaggcAGAGTATGAAACAAATACCAAAACTTGGAACCTTGGCTTTTAGATCCGAATCATCTGCTTCTGCCCCATCTATTGTCTGGCTATCCGGCTCCGTGGGATTGCACAATGTTAACTGATCAGCAGCAGTGGGTGGCAATTGGGAGTCGTCAGCCGCCGTAGAGGGCGGAGGAATAATGGGTTGGCCTTCAACAACAATCTCTACTTGCTCATGATGTGAAGATGTAGTAGTAGTAGTTGTTGTTAGGCTTAAACTACCACTTTGAATTGGAATTGAAGGGGAACTCTTCGACTTTCTCATCTCTTCTTCCTTACCAGCTGCAGCTTTCTCCTCCTCACAGCAAACTTCTGTTCGTTAGATGAGATATATGTAGTAATTATTAGTCTCCGCATAAGTACAAAAatcgaaaagaaaagaaaagaagaaaaaaagatataataaaactatttttaattatacatGATTGAATGCATTAATCTGTAGTATTTGATTTTAGAGATTGAAAGACTTGTTTTGACAACGGTGGTATTATTTTGCCGCCGGGTTTGTCAAGTGGgagaaatattaaatttgcaaatgggcatatatatatttttagttggCTTGACAATGACTTTTCCATTTCGTGACATTTTGTGGACTCTTCATCTCATCTATTTCCATTTTGACGAGTCAAAAATAAAGGGTTCATTAGGAAATGAAAGAGTAAAAATGCTACTTTGTGCCtccatttgaattatatttatgttaacTTGGAGTAGTGTCTCCAACTTTCCGTCTCTTCCACCTTGGGGGTTGAGCCCGGTAGTAAACATTTTCCCCCTACCTTccgttttaaaatttttaatctattGCTTTATCGTACAAAGAATACAATATTAAACaacttattaattaaataataaaaaagtgtcaaaaataataaattttaaaatatttataacatatagcaaaattttcagattctatcaataataaatatcgATAGACATTGATATGTTTCTAACAATGACATTGATAACAAATGATAGAAGTCTGtcaatttttatcaatgataaaattcaaaattttgctataccttataaatattttaatttattttactgtttttaaaaatgtctcat
This genomic interval carries:
- the LOC101220874 gene encoding ankyrin repeat-containing protein ITN1 isoform X2, which encodes MVEYLLTKQELWGTFTVMDSITRDEENLLHISAGSKHSGIVEKLMEKMSSDEVALKNKHNNTALCFAAISGPVRNAELIVKKNSELPLIHGFENKTPLFMAISCKRREMASYLLQVTDIDKFNIQEQFELLIASIHSNFYDMSMKIFEKNEKLAIVEDENNNNELALLVLARKSSAIGGRKRFNFWKKSINNHCFKGIYRKDMMKKFARKLVKQLWLAFQKNFPRNDNFIKLSTRLLHDAAKAGNVEFLIILIESNPDIVWEEDDDGKTIFHIAVENRLENVFNLIHHNSGVKDFSTKYKTLKGNYNILHLAAKLAALNHLNKVSGAALQMQRELLWFKEVEKIVLPSQLEAKCDTDDVSIKLTPRELFTKEHAHLRRKGEEWMKNTANSCMLVATLIATVVFAAAFTIPGGGNESTGTPIHRQEVWFTVFVMSDAAGLITSSSSILLFLSMLTSRYAEDDFLHSLPLRLLFGLTMLFFSIVCMVIAFTAAFFLIYHEANIGVPITIAAMAIIPIGCCALQFKLWIDTFHNTFLSRFLFKPRQRKFLSSYSVLVNLARDIAN
- the LOC101220874 gene encoding ankyrin repeat-containing protein ITN1 isoform X1 produces the protein MRKSKSSPSIPIQSGSLSLTTTTTTTSSHHEQVEIVVEGQPIIPPPSTAADDSQLPPTAADQLTLCNPTEPDSQTIDGAEADDSDLKAKVPSFGTFIYHEFRRSLLHQAALGGNWGMVEYLLTKQELWGTFTVMDSITRDEENLLHISAGSKHSGIVEKLMEKMSSDEVALKNKHNNTALCFAAISGPVRNAELIVKKNSELPLIHGFENKTPLFMAISCKRREMASYLLQVTDIDKFNIQEQFELLIASIHSNFYDMSMKIFEKNEKLAIVEDENNNNELALLVLARKSSAIGGRKRFNFWKKSINNHCFKGIYRKDMMKKFARKLVKQLWLAFQKNFPRNDNFIKLSTRLLHDAAKAGNVEFLIILIESNPDIVWEEDDDGKTIFHIAVENRLENVFNLIHHNSGVKDFSTKYKTLKGNYNILHLAAKLAALNHLNKVSGAALQMQRELLWFKEVEKIVLPSQLEAKCDTDDVSIKLTPRELFTKEHAHLRRKGEEWMKNTANSCMLVATLIATVVFAAAFTIPGGGNESTGTPIHRQEVWFTVFVMSDAAGLITSSSSILLFLSMLTSRYAEDDFLHSLPLRLLFGLTMLFFSIVCMVIAFTAAFFLIYHEANIGVPITIAAMAIIPIGCCALQFKLWIDTFHNTFLSRFLFKPRQRKFLSSYSVLVNLARDIAN